A stretch of the Mycobacterium shigaense genome encodes the following:
- a CDS encoding S-(hydroxymethyl)mycothiol dehydrogenase, translating to MSQTVRGVISRKKGQPVELVDIVVPDPGPGEALVDIIACGVCHTDLTYREGGINEQYPFLLGHEAAGTVEAVGPGVTSVAPGDFVILNWRAVCGQCRACKRGRPHLCFDTFNAEQKMTLTDGTELTPALGIGAFADKTLVAAGQCTKVNPEADPAVAGLLGCGVMAGIGAAINTGAVDRNDTVAVIGCGGVGDAAIAGAALVGARRIIAVDTDNTKLDWAREFGATHTVNSAEFAADKDLVETIADLTDGFGVDVVIDAVGRPETWKQAFYARDLAGTVVLVGVPTPDMTLEMPLVDFFSRGGSLKSSWYGDCLPERDFPTLIDLYLQGRLPLEKFVSERIGLDAIEEAFDKMHAGKVLRSVVML from the coding sequence ATGAGTCAGACAGTGCGCGGAGTGATTTCACGCAAGAAGGGCCAACCCGTCGAATTGGTGGACATCGTCGTCCCCGACCCCGGACCCGGCGAGGCTCTGGTCGACATCATCGCCTGCGGGGTGTGCCACACCGACCTGACCTACCGCGAGGGCGGCATCAACGAGCAGTACCCGTTCCTGCTCGGCCACGAGGCTGCGGGCACGGTCGAGGCGGTCGGCCCGGGCGTGACGTCGGTGGCGCCGGGCGACTTCGTGATCCTGAACTGGCGCGCGGTGTGCGGCCAGTGCCGGGCCTGCAAGCGCGGCCGGCCGCACCTGTGTTTCGACACCTTCAACGCCGAACAGAAGATGACACTGACCGACGGCACCGAGCTCACCCCGGCGCTGGGCATCGGGGCCTTCGCCGACAAGACTCTGGTGGCCGCCGGTCAATGCACGAAGGTCAATCCCGAGGCCGACCCGGCCGTCGCCGGCCTGCTGGGTTGCGGCGTCATGGCGGGCATCGGCGCCGCGATCAACACCGGCGCCGTCGACCGCAACGACACCGTCGCGGTGATCGGCTGTGGCGGCGTGGGTGACGCCGCGATCGCGGGGGCCGCGCTGGTCGGCGCCCGGCGGATCATCGCCGTCGACACCGACAACACCAAGCTGGACTGGGCCCGTGAGTTCGGCGCCACCCACACCGTCAACAGCGCCGAGTTCGCCGCCGATAAGGACCTCGTGGAAACGATTGCCGACCTCACCGACGGTTTCGGTGTCGACGTGGTGATCGACGCGGTCGGCCGGCCCGAAACGTGGAAGCAGGCCTTCTACGCGCGGGACCTGGCCGGAACCGTGGTGCTGGTGGGCGTGCCGACGCCGGACATGACGCTGGAGATGCCTCTGGTCGACTTCTTCAGCCGCGGCGGATCGTTGAAGTCCTCCTGGTACGGCGACTGTCTGCCCGAACGCGACTTCCCCACCCTGATCGACCTCTACCTGCAGGGCCGGCTTCCGCTGGAGAAGTTTGTCTCCGAGCGAATCGGGCTAGACGCCATCGAGGAGGCGTTCGACAAGATGCATGCGGGCAAGGTATTGCGATCGGTGGTGATGCTCTGA
- a CDS encoding MBL fold metallo-hydrolase, whose protein sequence is MVDIDRVVTHGTFELDGGSWEVDNNIWLVGDNSNVVVFDAAHDAAPIVEAVGGRHVVAVVCTHGHNDHVTVAPELGKTLDAPVLLHPADEVLWRMTHPDKDFHTISDGHTLKIDGTELTALHTPGHSPGSVCWYIHDLGVVFSGDTLFAGGPGATGRSYSDFPTILESISERLGKLPGETIVHTGHGDSTRIGDEIVHYEEWVARGH, encoded by the coding sequence ATGGTCGACATCGATCGGGTGGTCACCCACGGCACCTTCGAACTGGACGGTGGCAGTTGGGAAGTCGACAACAACATCTGGCTGGTGGGCGACAACTCCAATGTCGTGGTGTTCGACGCCGCGCATGACGCGGCGCCGATCGTAGAGGCCGTCGGCGGTCGGCACGTGGTGGCGGTGGTGTGCACGCACGGCCACAACGACCACGTCACGGTGGCGCCCGAACTCGGCAAGACGCTCGACGCACCGGTGCTGCTGCATCCAGCCGACGAGGTTCTATGGCGAATGACACACCCGGACAAGGATTTTCACACCATCTCCGACGGGCATACGTTGAAGATCGACGGCACCGAGCTGACCGCGCTGCACACCCCGGGGCACTCCCCCGGATCGGTGTGTTGGTACATCCACGACCTCGGCGTGGTGTTCAGCGGCGACACCCTGTTCGCCGGCGGTCCGGGCGCGACGGGCCGGTCGTACTCCGACTTCCCGACGATTCTCGAGTCCATCTCCGAGCGGCTCGGCAAGCTGCCGGGCGAGACCATTGTGCACACCGGCCACGGCGACAGCACCAGAATCGGCGACGAGATCGTCCATTACGAGGAATGGGTGGCGCGGGGTCACTGA
- a CDS encoding Hsp70 family protein has product MADGATPALGLSIGATNLAAVTADHAVSRKPVLTLYQQRPPEVGVPSENPRLDEQGLVITGFVDRVGDPIGIVAADGSVHRSEVLLADALRALAYTANGNNTLPASLAVTHPAHWGTPAVEALGSALSSVTEWSSPARPITLIPDAAATLFAVRANPGIPARGTVAVCDFGGSGTSITLMDAAGDYRPLVPTVRHQDFCGDLIDQAVLTAVLANVPSTGGFDPSGTSAIGSLSRLRVACRVAKEQLSSSTATTLATELPGVGGDVRLTRNELDDAIRDSLSNFVSALDETLTRNAIRDLVAVVSVGGGAHVPAVTTMLSGHFRVPVVTTLRPQLAAAIGAALRASRGPGDTSATALTPAAPLGAASAAAPIVPVAPLAVEEGNSARTQIRSAEPVSSMMPVLAWSEADDNSRGMPAGSGYTSARPALNFEANAESRREKRRNSILPWHRLPGIVGLGTAVAVLLVGIAVAIGFSGDKAVTNPAPGANSPAAPAPASAGAPQSAPANPAPPSAPPQVAPQVAPAQPADAGPPPADIPPPPADIPQPPADVPAPPQAPPPPVPQLPQAPPVPPRIPIPAIPPIPHIPGINLSIPGIGHS; this is encoded by the coding sequence ATGGCAGACGGAGCTACGCCCGCGCTTGGGCTCTCGATCGGCGCTACCAACCTGGCAGCCGTCACCGCAGATCACGCCGTTTCACGCAAGCCCGTCCTGACGCTGTATCAGCAGCGCCCGCCCGAGGTCGGCGTGCCGTCGGAGAACCCGAGGCTGGACGAACAGGGCCTGGTGATCACCGGCTTTGTGGACCGGGTCGGCGACCCGATCGGCATCGTGGCGGCCGACGGCTCGGTGCATCGCAGCGAGGTCCTGCTGGCCGACGCGCTGCGCGCACTGGCCTACACCGCGAACGGCAACAACACCCTGCCCGCAAGCCTCGCCGTCACCCACCCCGCGCACTGGGGAACTCCCGCGGTGGAGGCACTCGGTTCGGCGCTGAGCAGCGTGACCGAATGGTCGAGCCCGGCGCGACCCATCACCTTGATCCCGGACGCAGCGGCGACGCTGTTCGCCGTGCGGGCGAACCCGGGCATACCGGCGCGCGGCACCGTCGCGGTGTGCGACTTCGGCGGCAGCGGAACGAGCATCACGTTGATGGACGCGGCCGGCGACTATCGGCCGTTGGTGCCGACTGTGCGGCATCAGGACTTCTGCGGCGACCTGATCGATCAGGCGGTGTTGACGGCCGTGCTGGCCAACGTGCCGAGCACCGGGGGATTCGACCCGTCCGGCACGTCGGCGATCGGTTCGCTGAGCCGGCTGCGTGTTGCCTGCCGAGTCGCGAAGGAACAACTGTCGTCGAGTACCGCGACCACGCTGGCCACGGAGCTACCCGGCGTGGGCGGCGATGTCCGGCTCACCCGAAACGAACTCGACGACGCGATCCGTGACTCGCTGAGTAATTTCGTCTCGGCCTTGGATGAGACGTTGACGCGCAACGCAATTCGCGATCTCGTCGCGGTGGTGTCGGTGGGCGGCGGGGCGCACGTCCCGGCGGTCACCACGATGCTGTCGGGACATTTCCGGGTCCCCGTGGTCACGACGCTGCGCCCCCAGCTGGCCGCGGCGATCGGGGCCGCATTGCGGGCGTCCCGAGGGCCGGGCGATACGAGTGCCACGGCCCTGACGCCGGCCGCGCCGCTTGGTGCGGCCTCGGCCGCGGCGCCGATCGTGCCGGTGGCGCCACTGGCGGTGGAAGAGGGGAATTCCGCGCGGACCCAGATCCGGTCGGCCGAGCCGGTGTCGAGCATGATGCCGGTGCTGGCGTGGTCGGAGGCCGACGACAATTCGCGCGGTATGCCGGCCGGGTCGGGCTACACGTCGGCGCGCCCGGCGCTGAACTTCGAAGCCAACGCCGAGTCGCGTCGGGAGAAGAGAAGGAACTCGATCCTGCCGTGGCATCGGCTGCCCGGGATCGTGGGGCTCGGGACGGCGGTCGCCGTGCTGCTGGTCGGCATCGCGGTGGCGATCGGATTTTCCGGCGACAAGGCCGTCACGAACCCGGCACCGGGCGCGAACTCGCCGGCCGCTCCCGCACCGGCCAGCGCCGGCGCGCCGCAGTCCGCACCCGCGAATCCCGCGCCGCCGTCGGCGCCACCTCAGGTGGCACCGCAAGTTGCGCCCGCCCAACCCGCGGATGCGGGACCACCCCCGGCGGACATCCCGCCGCCCCCGGCGGACATCCCGCAGCCTCCCGCGGATGTTCCCGCGCCGCCGCAGGCACCCCCGCCGCCGGTACCTCAGCTGCCGCAGGCACCGCCGGTGCCGCCGCGCATCCCGATCCCGGCGATTCCGCCCATCCCACACATCCCCGGAATCAACTTGTCAATTCCGGGGATTGGGCACAGCTAG
- a CDS encoding NAD(P)H-dependent amine dehydrogenase family protein → MSGSDAKRVVVFGTGFVGRMVIPEIVKHPLFELVGVGVSNPGKVGRDVGDICGLPKKVGVVATDDIDALIALKPDALVHYGPTAMHAKENIKLITAFLRAGIDVCSTAMTPWVWPTMHLNPPNWITPITEACELGQSSCFTTGIDPGFANDLFPMTLMGLTSEIRKVRASELLDYTNYEGDYEFEMGIGREPEFKPMLEDRDMLIFAWGATVPMIAHAAGIALDEITTTWDKWVTPTERNSARGVIKPGHVAAVRFTINGVYQGETRIQLEHVNRIGLDAAPDWPTGHDNDVYRVDIEGTPSIFQETAFRFTDGSGRDAAAAGCLATGLRALNAVPAVNDLRPGWVTPLDLPLIPGAGTIR, encoded by the coding sequence ATGTCGGGCAGCGACGCAAAGCGTGTGGTGGTCTTCGGTACCGGCTTCGTCGGCCGGATGGTGATCCCCGAGATCGTCAAGCACCCGCTCTTCGAGTTGGTGGGCGTCGGCGTCAGCAACCCGGGCAAGGTCGGACGCGACGTCGGCGACATCTGCGGATTGCCGAAGAAGGTGGGCGTTGTCGCCACCGACGACATCGACGCCCTGATCGCGTTGAAGCCCGACGCGTTGGTGCATTACGGCCCGACGGCGATGCACGCCAAGGAGAACATCAAGCTGATCACCGCCTTCCTGCGGGCCGGTATCGACGTGTGCTCCACGGCGATGACGCCGTGGGTCTGGCCGACGATGCACCTCAACCCGCCTAACTGGATTACGCCGATCACCGAGGCGTGCGAGCTGGGTCAGTCGTCCTGTTTCACCACCGGCATCGACCCCGGCTTTGCCAACGACCTGTTCCCGATGACATTGATGGGGCTGACGTCGGAGATCCGCAAGGTGCGGGCGTCCGAGCTGCTGGACTACACGAATTACGAGGGCGACTACGAATTCGAGATGGGCATCGGCCGCGAGCCCGAATTCAAGCCGATGCTGGAAGACCGCGACATGCTGATCTTCGCGTGGGGCGCCACCGTGCCGATGATCGCCCACGCCGCCGGCATCGCGCTCGACGAGATCACCACCACGTGGGACAAGTGGGTGACGCCCACCGAGCGCAATTCGGCCCGGGGCGTCATCAAGCCCGGTCACGTCGCTGCCGTCCGGTTCACCATCAACGGCGTCTATCAGGGTGAGACCCGCATCCAGCTCGAGCATGTCAACCGCATCGGCCTCGACGCCGCGCCGGACTGGCCGACCGGTCACGACAACGATGTCTACCGCGTGGACATCGAGGGCACCCCGAGCATCTTCCAGGAGACCGCGTTCCGGTTCACCGACGGCTCCGGCCGAGACGCCGCCGCGGCCGGCTGCCTGGCGACCGGGCTGCGAGCGTTGAATGCCGTGCCGGCGGTCAACGACCTGCGGCCGGGTTGGGTCACCCCGCTGGACCTGCCCCTGATCCCGGGGGCCGGCACCATCCGCTGA
- a CDS encoding MmpS family transport accessory protein, translating into MTKHLCALFAVGFGFANACAVAHADGFPKIRYEVNGPAVATYISYQTDTGQQHQVNAPLPWSTEFTAFGGQVFVISAQGPGPISCKITMDGNVVSNATATVGAPARTVCTH; encoded by the coding sequence ATGACGAAGCATCTGTGCGCTCTGTTCGCCGTCGGCTTCGGGTTCGCGAACGCGTGCGCAGTGGCTCACGCGGACGGCTTCCCGAAGATCCGCTACGAGGTCAACGGTCCCGCCGTGGCCACCTACATCTCGTATCAAACCGACACCGGCCAGCAGCATCAGGTCAATGCGCCGCTGCCGTGGTCGACGGAGTTCACCGCCTTCGGCGGCCAGGTGTTCGTCATCAGCGCGCAGGGGCCGGGTCCGATCTCCTGCAAGATCACGATGGACGGCAACGTGGTCAGCAACGCGACGGCAACCGTCGGTGCCCCCGCAAGAACCGTCTGCACGCACTGA
- a CDS encoding cytochrome P450 produces MSLETGIATRPNGTPPPEIPLADIQLQSLDFWVRNDDVRDAAFATLRREAPISFWPAIEYEGFDAGSGYWALTKLDDVHFASRHPDIFSSASGITIAEQTPELAEYFGSMIVLDDPRHQRLRSIVSRAFTPKVVARIENSVRERAHRLVTSLKANHPDGQADLVSELAGPLPLQVICDMMGIPEEDHQRIFHWTNVILGFGDPDLTLDFEEFLQVSMDIGAYATALADDRRSNHHDDLTTALVEAEVDGDRLTSQEIASFFILLVVAGNETTRNAISHGVLALSRFPEQRDKWWADFDELTPTAVEEIVRWASPVVYMRRTLTRDFELSGVRMAAGDKVALFYNSANRDESRFDNPWAFDVARDPNPHLGFGGGGAHFCLGANLARREIRVVFDELRREIPEITVTEKPARLLSQFIHGIKRLPVAWTPPQGGLV; encoded by the coding sequence GTGAGCCTCGAGACTGGTATTGCGACACGTCCGAACGGGACGCCGCCGCCCGAGATTCCTCTTGCCGACATCCAACTTCAGTCGCTCGACTTCTGGGTGCGCAACGACGACGTTCGCGACGCGGCGTTCGCCACCTTGCGGCGGGAAGCCCCGATCTCGTTCTGGCCTGCGATCGAGTACGAGGGGTTTGACGCCGGCAGCGGGTATTGGGCGCTGACCAAGCTCGACGACGTCCACTTCGCCAGCCGCCATCCCGACATCTTCAGCTCCGCCAGCGGCATCACCATCGCCGAGCAGACGCCGGAGCTGGCCGAGTATTTCGGGTCGATGATTGTGCTCGACGATCCGCGACACCAGCGGCTGCGCTCGATCGTCAGCCGGGCCTTCACCCCGAAAGTAGTTGCCCGCATCGAGAACTCGGTACGAGAGCGAGCACACCGGTTGGTCACCTCGCTCAAGGCGAACCATCCCGACGGCCAGGCCGACTTGGTCAGCGAACTCGCCGGCCCGCTGCCGCTGCAGGTGATCTGCGACATGATGGGAATCCCCGAAGAGGACCATCAACGAATCTTCCACTGGACCAACGTGATTCTCGGTTTCGGCGATCCCGATCTGACATTGGATTTCGAAGAGTTCTTACAGGTGTCCATGGACATCGGCGCCTACGCCACCGCGCTCGCCGACGACCGCCGGTCCAACCATCACGACGATCTGACCACGGCCCTGGTCGAGGCCGAGGTCGACGGCGACCGGCTCACCTCCCAGGAGATCGCGTCATTCTTCATCCTGCTCGTGGTCGCCGGCAACGAAACCACGCGCAACGCGATCAGCCACGGGGTGCTGGCATTGTCCCGTTTCCCCGAGCAACGGGACAAGTGGTGGGCCGACTTCGACGAACTGACACCCACCGCGGTCGAGGAGATCGTGCGGTGGGCGTCCCCGGTGGTCTACATGCGGCGCACCCTGACCCGCGATTTCGAGCTGAGCGGCGTCCGGATGGCGGCGGGCGACAAGGTTGCCCTGTTCTACAACTCGGCCAACCGCGACGAATCGCGCTTCGACAATCCGTGGGCCTTCGACGTCGCGCGCGACCCCAATCCGCATCTGGGCTTCGGCGGCGGCGGCGCGCATTTCTGCCTGGGCGCCAACCTGGCTCGTCGTGAGATCCGCGTCGTGTTCGACGAATTGCGCCGGGAGATCCCCGAAATCACCGTGACCGAGAAGCCGGCGCGCCTGCTGTCGCAGTTCATCCACGGCATCAAGCGGCTGCCGGTGGCCTGGACGCCTCCGCAGGGCGGCTTGGTCTGA
- a CDS encoding ester cyclase yields the protein MTVPAFPAPEVLAARQKLVLDHFHDEVRQDWDDVLATFPHPRYELIPQLVVHDGNDAVRGYYNYTRTAFPDQDHEIIALRHSADAVIVEFWLMGTHRGFLGKVPPTGSRFRVRMTAYFVFDDTETLVCERIYFDTLTMIKQLLGGLNLKKPSNWLLAARAVRGLLSMSSEQPDPALTNTVPPALGEG from the coding sequence ATGACCGTCCCCGCGTTTCCCGCTCCCGAGGTGCTGGCCGCGCGACAGAAACTCGTGCTAGACCACTTTCACGACGAGGTCCGCCAGGACTGGGACGACGTGCTGGCGACGTTCCCGCATCCGCGCTACGAGCTGATCCCGCAGCTGGTCGTCCACGACGGAAACGACGCCGTGCGCGGCTACTACAACTACACCCGCACGGCATTTCCCGACCAGGACCACGAGATCATCGCCTTGCGGCACAGCGCCGACGCGGTGATCGTCGAGTTCTGGTTGATGGGCACGCATCGCGGCTTTCTCGGCAAGGTCCCGCCCACCGGCAGCCGCTTCCGGGTTCGCATGACCGCCTACTTCGTCTTCGACGACACCGAAACACTTGTCTGCGAACGCATTTACTTCGACACGCTGACGATGATCAAGCAGCTGCTGGGTGGCCTGAACCTGAAGAAGCCGTCCAACTGGCTGCTGGCCGCGCGGGCCGTGCGGGGGCTGCTGTCGATGTCGTCGGAGCAGCCGGACCCGGCGTTGACGAATACCGTGCCGCCGGCGCTCGGCGAGGGCTAA
- a CDS encoding haloacid dehalogenase type II, whose amino-acid sequence MKLVLQALLFDVQGTATDFLSTICDEARRISAGRHAGVNWPDMVRRWRTGYFVALEAASAGADRWVSVHSVYRDALDPVLDECGLAGFSSAEREELTSAWQRLKAWPDVVPGLTRLKSRFTLATLSNADVSAVVNISKRAGLPWDAVFTAEMAGVFKPDPAAYGMAATYLGLDRGEIMMVASHKYDIRAAGDLGFRTAFVTRPLEFGADGDADVAYSDEFDVNASDFLDLAAQLGC is encoded by the coding sequence ATGAAGCTCGTGCTGCAAGCGTTGTTGTTCGACGTGCAGGGAACGGCGACGGATTTTCTATCGACGATCTGCGACGAGGCGCGGCGGATCAGCGCCGGCCGGCATGCGGGCGTCAATTGGCCCGACATGGTGCGGCGCTGGCGCACGGGCTATTTCGTCGCGCTGGAGGCCGCGTCCGCGGGCGCCGACCGTTGGGTCTCGGTGCACTCGGTCTATCGCGACGCCCTCGACCCTGTGCTGGACGAGTGCGGCCTCGCGGGATTTTCGAGTGCCGAACGCGAGGAACTCACGTCGGCCTGGCAGCGGCTGAAGGCATGGCCTGACGTGGTGCCCGGCCTGACCCGGCTGAAGAGCCGGTTCACGTTGGCCACGCTGTCGAATGCCGATGTGTCGGCGGTGGTCAACATCTCCAAGCGGGCGGGCCTGCCGTGGGACGCCGTCTTCACCGCGGAGATGGCCGGAGTGTTCAAGCCCGACCCAGCCGCCTACGGGATGGCGGCGACCTATCTGGGCCTGGATCGCGGGGAGATCATGATGGTGGCGAGCCACAAATACGACATCCGCGCCGCCGGCGATCTCGGCTTCCGCACGGCGTTCGTCACGCGGCCGCTGGAATTCGGCGCGGACGGCGACGCGGACGTCGCCTACTCGGACGAGTTCGACGTCAATGCATCCGACTTCCTCGACCTCGCCGCGCAGCTCGGCTGCTGA
- a CDS encoding YidH family protein, translating to MADHTTDTAEEHEIDYRFTMANERTFLSWQRTALGLLAAAVALVQLVPELAVPGARRLLGMSLALLAVLTSGMGLLRWQQAGRAMRRGDPLPRHPSPAYLAFGLTLVGLIALGLVILKVFTH from the coding sequence GTGGCCGATCACACCACCGATACCGCGGAAGAGCACGAGATCGACTACCGATTCACCATGGCAAACGAGCGGACGTTCCTGTCCTGGCAGCGCACAGCGCTGGGACTGCTCGCCGCGGCGGTCGCCCTGGTGCAGCTAGTTCCGGAGCTGGCCGTCCCCGGCGCACGCCGCCTGCTCGGCATGAGCCTTGCCCTGCTGGCGGTCCTCACCAGCGGCATGGGCCTGCTGCGCTGGCAGCAGGCGGGCCGCGCCATGCGCCGCGGCGACCCGTTGCCCCGGCACCCCTCACCCGCCTATCTCGCGTTCGGCCTGACGCTGGTCGGGCTGATCGCGCTGGGGCTCGTCATTCTCAAGGTGTTTACGCATTGA
- a CDS encoding DUF202 domain-containing protein: MTRPQADPRAATLPAERTVLAWTRTSFAFLVNGVLLTLKDLRGVTTMAALLLAGVAGAAAVTTYAIAIRRQRILQQRPMPPDITPRRQVYLIGITTLLLIAMTMIAQLSR, from the coding sequence TTGACCCGGCCGCAGGCCGACCCGCGGGCCGCAACGCTGCCGGCCGAGCGGACGGTATTGGCTTGGACCCGGACGTCGTTCGCGTTCCTGGTCAACGGCGTGTTGCTGACCCTGAAGGATTTACGCGGCGTGACGACGATGGCGGCGCTGCTGCTGGCGGGCGTGGCCGGCGCGGCGGCGGTGACCACTTACGCGATCGCCATACGGCGCCAACGGATCCTGCAGCAGCGACCGATGCCGCCCGACATCACCCCGCGCCGTCAGGTGTACCTCATCGGGATCACCACGTTGCTGCTCATCGCGATGACGATGATCGCCCAGCTGTCCCGTTAA
- a CDS encoding Rv3717 family N-acetylmuramoyl-L-alanine amidase, producing MSDPQRSLSRRDVLKAAGAGPAMLTAATAYAARAVAGVAGSAVFLDPGHNGVYDASIAQLVPNGRGGTKPCNTMGTATDDGYPEHAFNWVVVSLINDSLSQLGVRAQLSRDSDNGVGPCIDERAARANAMRPDAIVSIHADGGPASGSGFHVNYSDPPLNDVQAGPAVQLAHTMCDALAQAGFHPSTYLGSDGLYGRADLAGLNLAQYPAVLVELGNMKNAGDAALIESADGRARYAAAVTQGIVAFLNAKAG from the coding sequence ATGAGTGATCCGCAACGATCACTTTCGAGACGCGACGTCTTGAAAGCCGCCGGTGCCGGCCCGGCGATGCTGACCGCCGCGACCGCGTACGCCGCGCGCGCGGTGGCCGGGGTGGCCGGATCGGCCGTCTTCCTCGACCCGGGCCACAACGGCGTGTACGACGCGTCGATCGCGCAGCTGGTGCCGAACGGCCGCGGCGGCACCAAGCCGTGCAACACGATGGGCACCGCCACCGACGACGGTTACCCGGAGCACGCGTTCAACTGGGTCGTCGTCAGCCTGATCAACGACTCGCTCAGCCAGCTGGGCGTTCGCGCCCAACTGTCGCGCGACAGCGACAACGGCGTCGGGCCCTGCATCGACGAACGGGCGGCGCGGGCGAACGCGATGCGGCCCGATGCAATCGTCAGCATCCACGCCGATGGCGGTCCGGCCTCCGGCAGCGGGTTCCACGTGAACTACTCCGACCCGCCGCTGAACGACGTGCAAGCCGGCCCCGCCGTGCAGCTGGCCCACACCATGTGCGACGCCCTGGCCCAAGCGGGCTTTCACCCGTCCACCTATCTCGGATCCGACGGGCTCTACGGGCGGGCCGATCTCGCCGGCCTGAACCTGGCCCAGTACCCGGCCGTCCTCGTCGAACTCGGGAACATGAAGAACGCCGGCGATGCCGCGCTGATAGAAAGCGCCGACGGCCGGGCGCGGTATGCGGCGGCGGTCACGCAGGGGATCGTCGCGTTCCTGAACGCGAAGGCCGGCTGA
- a CDS encoding cutinase family protein — translation MGTYRGMITGHLTRLATPLVLTACSLGGAALVPAVASAEPCPDVQVVFARGTGEDPGVGPTGQAFVDQLRAREPGKSVEVYPVNYPASNEWSTGLDGIRDAGAHVVSEAGACPNTKMVLGGYSQGAAVMGFVTSAAVPDGIDPATVPKPLSPDIANHVAAVVLFGMPNVRAMNFLDQPPVVIGPTYQAKTIKVCAPEDPVCSDGLNFSAHDTYADDSNIVDKGTDFAANRLNSSPSTPATVVHSHDPEA, via the coding sequence ATGGGCACATATCGCGGCATGATCACCGGTCACCTGACTCGTCTTGCCACGCCCCTCGTCCTTACAGCGTGCAGCCTCGGCGGCGCCGCGCTGGTCCCCGCGGTCGCGTCCGCGGAGCCGTGTCCCGATGTGCAGGTGGTGTTTGCCCGTGGCACCGGGGAGGACCCGGGCGTGGGGCCGACCGGGCAGGCGTTCGTCGACCAGCTGCGGGCGCGCGAGCCGGGCAAGTCCGTGGAGGTGTATCCGGTCAACTACCCCGCCAGCAATGAATGGTCCACCGGCCTGGACGGCATCAGGGATGCGGGCGCGCATGTGGTGTCCGAGGCCGGCGCCTGCCCCAACACCAAGATGGTGCTGGGCGGCTACTCCCAGGGTGCGGCCGTGATGGGCTTTGTCACCTCGGCCGCGGTGCCCGACGGCATCGACCCCGCGACCGTGCCCAAGCCGCTCTCGCCGGACATCGCCAACCACGTCGCCGCCGTCGTGCTGTTCGGCATGCCCAACGTGCGCGCCATGAACTTCCTCGACCAACCCCCGGTCGTCATCGGGCCGACCTACCAGGCCAAGACCATCAAGGTGTGCGCCCCCGAGGACCCGGTGTGCTCCGACGGACTGAACTTCTCCGCCCACGACACCTACGCAGACGACTCCAACATCGTCGACAAGGGGACAGATTTCGCGGCCAACCGCCTGAACTCGTCGCCGTCCACTCCGGCAACCGTGGTGCATTCCCACGACCCCGAGGCCTGA
- a CDS encoding TetR/AcrR family transcriptional regulator, whose protein sequence is MTARKSPSTRLSVDDWLQAGYTVLAEQGGRALKVENLCRQIGATRGSFYWHFQDMDSYRAALVESWNAFLERDRQSLADLDTLPPRDRLSAMMNTLVSPQHWMLERAMREWARTDPVAAANVREADRILVRSVAKAYQDYGFDADDARLRAELTFAAGIGLLHLAGSAVHAQKAAPQQRLLELMLANPT, encoded by the coding sequence GTGACGGCGCGGAAATCCCCCTCGACTCGGCTGTCAGTCGACGACTGGCTGCAAGCCGGTTACACCGTCCTCGCCGAGCAGGGCGGACGCGCGCTGAAAGTGGAGAACCTCTGCCGGCAGATCGGCGCCACCCGCGGCAGCTTCTACTGGCACTTCCAGGACATGGACAGCTACCGCGCCGCACTCGTCGAATCGTGGAACGCGTTCCTGGAGCGTGACCGGCAATCGCTGGCCGATCTCGACACGTTGCCACCACGGGACCGCTTGTCCGCCATGATGAATACCTTGGTCAGCCCCCAGCACTGGATGCTGGAGCGCGCCATGCGGGAATGGGCGCGCACCGACCCCGTCGCGGCCGCCAACGTTCGCGAGGCCGACCGCATCCTGGTTCGCTCGGTCGCCAAGGCGTACCAGGACTACGGGTTCGACGCCGACGACGCCCGGCTGCGGGCGGAGCTGACGTTCGCGGCCGGGATCGGGCTGCTGCACCTCGCCGGCTCGGCGGTCCACGCGCAAAAGGCGGCACCACAGCAACGCCTGCTGGAACTCATGCTGGCCAACCCCACCTGA